A stretch of the Aegilops tauschii subsp. strangulata cultivar AL8/78 chromosome 4, Aet v6.0, whole genome shotgun sequence genome encodes the following:
- the LOC141020494 gene encoding pentatricopeptide repeat-containing protein At5g50990-like isoform X1: MLRKSLQQPICTMSYTSCLKKHPLRLIFPYANSILRASLEKGSPQKSLMDYSTMLHFITFCPDYRTYVLLLRACSKCSDIYAAMQIHSHLTKAGLLCNQDIIAPLLRLYIDHGRMMEACELYWPMLEWSTDPFHGNLMLMGFLKGGQLDKAYQIFKRMPVKDLVSWNSMIAGAARSSHLKDAMNLFSRLVNSGLVPDGFSFSSVLSACARAGARCYGMWVHQLMDELGVEKNHLLISALVDMYAKCGRIDVSVEIFNNIKRLHLSTWNTMISNLAGHGLGSDVVMLFHRMELSGVVPDGVTFVALLTACSHCGMVEEARQYFETMSTKYSITPKVEHYGAMVDTLSRAGLLDEAYNLVRSMAVKPDAVIWRALLSACRRYHQTKLGDVTIEQIACQGSGDYTLLSNIYSSINRWDDSEEVWKEMKKKKVRKIKGLSWVELGGSTHEFKAGDRSHPDSDDIYRVLHGLLKKAKAEGYTPSTELVTKDVSQEEREENLSFHSEKLAVAYSVLKTGPGTEILVSKNLQACGDCHEWMKIISKALCRVIIMRDRVRFHRFESGCCSCKDYW; the protein is encoded by the exons ATGCTCAG GAAATCACTTCAGCAGCCTATTTGCACTATGTCCTACACAAGCTGTTTGAAGAAACATCCCCTGAGACTAATCTTTCCATATGCCAATTCCATCCTCCGAGCGTCTTTGGAAAAAGGCTCCCCACAAAAGTCACTGATGGACTATAGCACTATGCTCCATTTTATCACATTTTGCCCTGATTACAGAACATATGTTCTCCTCCTCAGAGCTTGTTCAAAATGTTCAGACATCTATGCTGCCATGCAAATTCATTCACATCTCACTAAAGCTGGGTTGTTATGTAATCAAGATATAATAGCTCCACTTTTGAGGTTGTATATCGATCATGGTCGCATGATGGAAGCATGTGAACTGTATTGGCCAATGCTTGAGTGGAGtactgatcctttccatggtaaTTTGATGCTTATGGGATTCTTGAAGGGAGGACAACTAGACAAGGCATATCAGATTTTCAAGAGGATGCCTGTCAAGGACCTGGTCTCGTGGAATTCAATGATTGCAGGTGCAGCAAGGAGCTCCCACCTAAAAGATGCAATGAATCTTTTCAGCAGGTTGGTCAATTCAGGCCTTGTGCCTGACGGCTTTTCATTCTCTTCAGTCCTGTCTGCTTGTGCTCGAGCTGGTGCCCGATGTTATGGTATGTGGGTTCATCAACTGATGGATGAGCTGGGGGTGGAGAAGAATCATCTTTTAATCTCAGCACTGGTTGATATGTATGCTAAATGTGGAAGGATTGATGTGTCAGTTGAGATATTCAACAACATTAAGAGATTACACCTGTCCACATGGAACACGATGATTAGTAACCTGGCAGGGCATGGTCTTGGATCTGATGTGGTGATGCTGTTCCACAGGATGGAACTTTCAGGTGTGGTTCCTGATGGGGTTACATTTGTTGCACTATTGACAGCATGTAGCCATTGTGGTATGGTTGAAGAGGCTCGTCAGTACTTTGAAACAATGTCCACAAAGTATTCAATCACTCCAAAGGTTGAACACTACGGTGCAATGGTGGATACACTGTCACGAGCTGGGCTGCTGGATGAAGCATACAACTTGGTGAGGTCAATGGCCGTGAAGCCTGATGCTGTGATATGGAGGGCATTACTTAGTGCTTGTCGTAGGTACCATCAAACCAAATTAGGTGATGTCACTATTGAACAGATAGCATGTCAGGGCAGCGGTGATTATACCCTTCTTTCAAATATCTACTCATCAATAAATAGGTGGGATGATTCAGAGGAAGTATGGAAAGAGATGAAGAAAAAGAAGGTACGTAAGATCAAGGGCTTGAGTTGGGTTGAATTAGGGGGGAGCACCCATGAATTCAAAGCTGGTGATCGATCTCATCCTGATTCTGATGATATCTACCGAGTGCTGCATGGCTTATTAAAAAAAGCGAAGGCTGAAGGTTATACCCCATCCACTGAATTAGTAACAAAAGATGTATCACAGGAGGAAAGAGAAGAAAACCTCAGCTTCCACAGTGAGAAGCTTGCAGTGGCTTATAGTGTTCTTAAGACTGGTCCAGGGACAGAAATATTGGTGTCAAAGAATCTGCAGGCATGCGGTGACTGCCATGAATGGATGAAGATAATTTCAAAGGCACTTTGTCGTGTTATAATTATGAGGGATAGAGTTCGATTTCACCGCTTTGAAAGCGGGTGCTGCTCCTGTAAAGATTACTGGTGA
- the LOC141020494 gene encoding pentatricopeptide repeat-containing protein At5g50990-like isoform X2: MSYTSCLKKHPLRLIFPYANSILRASLEKGSPQKSLMDYSTMLHFITFCPDYRTYVLLLRACSKCSDIYAAMQIHSHLTKAGLLCNQDIIAPLLRLYIDHGRMMEACELYWPMLEWSTDPFHGNLMLMGFLKGGQLDKAYQIFKRMPVKDLVSWNSMIAGAARSSHLKDAMNLFSRLVNSGLVPDGFSFSSVLSACARAGARCYGMWVHQLMDELGVEKNHLLISALVDMYAKCGRIDVSVEIFNNIKRLHLSTWNTMISNLAGHGLGSDVVMLFHRMELSGVVPDGVTFVALLTACSHCGMVEEARQYFETMSTKYSITPKVEHYGAMVDTLSRAGLLDEAYNLVRSMAVKPDAVIWRALLSACRRYHQTKLGDVTIEQIACQGSGDYTLLSNIYSSINRWDDSEEVWKEMKKKKVRKIKGLSWVELGGSTHEFKAGDRSHPDSDDIYRVLHGLLKKAKAEGYTPSTELVTKDVSQEEREENLSFHSEKLAVAYSVLKTGPGTEILVSKNLQACGDCHEWMKIISKALCRVIIMRDRVRFHRFESGCCSCKDYW, translated from the coding sequence ATGTCCTACACAAGCTGTTTGAAGAAACATCCCCTGAGACTAATCTTTCCATATGCCAATTCCATCCTCCGAGCGTCTTTGGAAAAAGGCTCCCCACAAAAGTCACTGATGGACTATAGCACTATGCTCCATTTTATCACATTTTGCCCTGATTACAGAACATATGTTCTCCTCCTCAGAGCTTGTTCAAAATGTTCAGACATCTATGCTGCCATGCAAATTCATTCACATCTCACTAAAGCTGGGTTGTTATGTAATCAAGATATAATAGCTCCACTTTTGAGGTTGTATATCGATCATGGTCGCATGATGGAAGCATGTGAACTGTATTGGCCAATGCTTGAGTGGAGtactgatcctttccatggtaaTTTGATGCTTATGGGATTCTTGAAGGGAGGACAACTAGACAAGGCATATCAGATTTTCAAGAGGATGCCTGTCAAGGACCTGGTCTCGTGGAATTCAATGATTGCAGGTGCAGCAAGGAGCTCCCACCTAAAAGATGCAATGAATCTTTTCAGCAGGTTGGTCAATTCAGGCCTTGTGCCTGACGGCTTTTCATTCTCTTCAGTCCTGTCTGCTTGTGCTCGAGCTGGTGCCCGATGTTATGGTATGTGGGTTCATCAACTGATGGATGAGCTGGGGGTGGAGAAGAATCATCTTTTAATCTCAGCACTGGTTGATATGTATGCTAAATGTGGAAGGATTGATGTGTCAGTTGAGATATTCAACAACATTAAGAGATTACACCTGTCCACATGGAACACGATGATTAGTAACCTGGCAGGGCATGGTCTTGGATCTGATGTGGTGATGCTGTTCCACAGGATGGAACTTTCAGGTGTGGTTCCTGATGGGGTTACATTTGTTGCACTATTGACAGCATGTAGCCATTGTGGTATGGTTGAAGAGGCTCGTCAGTACTTTGAAACAATGTCCACAAAGTATTCAATCACTCCAAAGGTTGAACACTACGGTGCAATGGTGGATACACTGTCACGAGCTGGGCTGCTGGATGAAGCATACAACTTGGTGAGGTCAATGGCCGTGAAGCCTGATGCTGTGATATGGAGGGCATTACTTAGTGCTTGTCGTAGGTACCATCAAACCAAATTAGGTGATGTCACTATTGAACAGATAGCATGTCAGGGCAGCGGTGATTATACCCTTCTTTCAAATATCTACTCATCAATAAATAGGTGGGATGATTCAGAGGAAGTATGGAAAGAGATGAAGAAAAAGAAGGTACGTAAGATCAAGGGCTTGAGTTGGGTTGAATTAGGGGGGAGCACCCATGAATTCAAAGCTGGTGATCGATCTCATCCTGATTCTGATGATATCTACCGAGTGCTGCATGGCTTATTAAAAAAAGCGAAGGCTGAAGGTTATACCCCATCCACTGAATTAGTAACAAAAGATGTATCACAGGAGGAAAGAGAAGAAAACCTCAGCTTCCACAGTGAGAAGCTTGCAGTGGCTTATAGTGTTCTTAAGACTGGTCCAGGGACAGAAATATTGGTGTCAAAGAATCTGCAGGCATGCGGTGACTGCCATGAATGGATGAAGATAATTTCAAAGGCACTTTGTCGTGTTATAATTATGAGGGATAGAGTTCGATTTCACCGCTTTGAAAGCGGGTGCTGCTCCTGTAAAGATTACTGGTGA